A single region of the Amphiprion ocellaris isolate individual 3 ecotype Okinawa chromosome 4, ASM2253959v1, whole genome shotgun sequence genome encodes:
- the rtn4rl2a gene encoding LOW QUALITY PROTEIN: reticulon-4 receptor-like 2a (The sequence of the model RefSeq protein was modified relative to this genomic sequence to represent the inferred CDS: inserted 1 base in 1 codon), producing MTPIGDVGDSTVPTAVGNNGMLEYIWATGSHHQAHSQSLRLGNQSISGDSXALLRPLRLTRFGLWFRMESSPISRSRRCSIMHNCKSGLSLWLVVWLVLGKPSPASACPHLCVCYPTPMTVSCQAQNFTAVPVGVPYESQRVFLQNNRITELRVGSFGFGTQVLWLFANNITWIEAGAFSELRDLEELDLGDNPNLHRLEGGAFRGLEKLQSLHMHRCKLTALPHDIFHKLYSLQFLYLQENNLHFLQDDIFSDLINLSQLFLHGNRIRTLSENVFRGLVNLDRLLLHDNRIRQVNRRAFRDLGRLTMLFLFNNTLAELPSQTLRDTQGIEFLRLNANPWSCGCEARALWEWFREARVSSSEVICASPSTRRGQDLRFLREMDFALCPLPDPGSIAGSTTTTFSTKTRWWFHKNKPQSSTKGVFEKASETVKAGLYGKGPSTTTSVVKYELGEEELALPKLDPEEYWANYGNEDSGVTLRCFELECPPDFDLTPSSSSPRSSSPSYLSLLALSVLTLCLNLHLLFG from the exons ATGACCCCGATTGGTGACGTAGGAGATTCCACGGTGCCCACTGCCGTAGGCAATAACGGGATGCTTGAGTATATATGGGCCACTGGTAGCCACCACCAGGCACACTCTCAGTCGCTCCGACTCGGGAACCAGAGCATCAGCGGAGATA AGGCTTTACTTCGCCCTCTCAGGCTAACTCGCTTTGGGCTTTGGTTCAGGATGGAATCTTCACCTATTTCTCGGAGCCGACGTTGCTCCATCATGCACAACTGCAAAA GCGGTCTCTCCCTCTGGCTGGTGGTGTGGCTGGTCCTCGGCAAGCCAAGTCCGGCATCGGCGTGCCCGCATCTGTGCGTGTGCTACCCGACGCCCATGACTGTGAGCTGCCAGGCGCAGAACTTCACCGCTGTCCCGGTCGGAGTGCCCTACGAGTCGCAGCGTGTGTTCCTCCAGAACAACCGGATCACGGAGCTTAGAGTTGGCTCTTTTGGCTTCGGAACTCAG GTTCTGTGGCTGTTCGCTAACAACATCACGTGGATTGAGGCTGGGGCCTTCAGTGAGCTGAGGGACTTGGAGGAGTTGGACCTGGGAGACAACCCTAACCTCCACAGGCTGGAGGGGGGAGCCTTCCGTGGCCTTGAGAAGCTCCAGAGCCTCCACATGCACCGCTGCAAGCTCACCGCCCTGCCCCATGACATCTTCCACAAGCTGTACAGCCTGCAGTTCCTCTATCTGCAG GAGAATAATCTTCACTTCCTGCAAGATGACATCTTTTCTGACCTCATCAACTTGAGCCAGCTGTTCCTGCACGGCAACCGTATCCGCACCCTCTCTGAGAATGTGTTCCGCGGTCTGGTCAACCTCGATCGTCTTCTCCTCCACGACAACCGAATCCGCCAGGTGAACCGCCGCGCCTTCCGCGACCTCGGCCGCCTCACCATGCTTTTCCTCTTCAACAACACCCTGGCCGAGCTGCCCAGCCAGACCCTGCGGGACACCCAGGGCATTGAGTTCCTCCGGCTCAACGCCAACCCCTGGTCCTGTGGCTGTGAGGCCCGTGCCCTGTGGGAGTGGTTCCGTGAGGCCCGTGTCTCTTCATCTGAGGTCATCTGCGCCTCCCCTTCCACCCGCCGAGGACAGGACCTCCGCTTCCTTCGTGAGATGGACTTCGCCCTCTGCCCCCTGCCCGACCCCGGCTCCATCGCCggctccaccaccaccaccttcaGCACCAAGACCCGCTGGTGGTTCCACAAGAACAAGCCCCAGTCATCCACAAAAGGCGTCTTTGAAAAAGCCTCAGAGACTGTTAAGGCCGGTTTGTATGGGAAAGGCCCATCCACGACCACCTCTGTAGTCAAGTATGAGCTGGGAGAGGAAGAGCTGGCGCTGCCCAAACTAGACCCTGAAGAGTATTGGGCAAACTATGGCAACGAGGACTCAGGTGTCACCCTGAGGTGCTTTGAGCTCGAATGTCCACCTGACTTCGATCTgactccatcttcctcctctcccagATCCTCATCGCCATCTTACCTTTCACTACTAGCCCTCTCTGTTCTCACCCTTTGCCTCAACCTTCACCTGCTATTCGGCTGA